A single Pan troglodytes isolate AG18354 chromosome X, NHGRI_mPanTro3-v2.0_pri, whole genome shotgun sequence DNA region contains:
- the MAGEB10 gene encoding melanoma-associated antigen B10, whose amino-acid sequence MPRGQKSKLRAREKRRQAREELEDLIDALAFLEEEEESPPSASACLKDVSQSSLDGASNNPHGLGEAQSTSTSATAASHTRHPEGVNDQMEERPRCTEDLEATDSFPRGPVDEKVIILVHYLLYKYQMKEPITKADMLRNVTQMSKSQFPVILSRASEHLELIFGLDLKQVEPNKHIYVLVNKLDLGCDAKLSDETGVPKTGLLMTVLGIIFTNGNCVAEEEVWKVFNTMGLYDGIEHFMFGEPRKLLTKDLVKENYLEYQQVPNSDPPRYQFLWGPRAHAETSKMKVLEFLAKVNNTAPSEFSDWYTEALQDEEERARARVAAKARISATAGARSKVKSSKSSQLQ is encoded by the coding sequence ATGCCTCGAGGTCAGAAGAGTAAACTCCGTGCCAGGGAAAAACGCCGTCAGGCCCGAGAAGAGCTGGAAGATTTGATAGATGCTCTGGCCTTtttagaagaggaggaagaatctCCCCCCTCTGCCTCTGCTTGTTTGAAGGATGTTTCCCAGAGTTCACTTGATGGGGCATCCAACAATCCCCATGGACTTGGGGAAGCCCAATCCACCAGCACATCTGCTACAGCTGCTTCACACACAAGACATCCCGAAGGAGTCAACGACCAAATGGAAGAAAGGCCAAGATGCACAGAAGATCTAGAAGCCACTGATAGCTTTCCCAGAGGCCCTGTAGATGAGAAAGTAATTATCTTGGTGCATTACTTGCTGTACAAGTACCAAATGAAAGAGCCCATTACAAAGGCAGATATGCTGAGAAatgtaacccaaatgtccaagagCCAGTTCCCTGTAATCCTGAGCAGAGCTTCTGAGCACCTGGAGCTGATCTTTGGTCTTGACCTGAAGCAAGTGGAGCCTAATAAGCACATCTATGTCCTTGTCAACAAACTAGATCTAGGCTGTGATGCAAAGCTGAGTGATGAAACAGGCGTGCCCAAGACTGGCCTGCTGATGACTGTCCTGGGTATTATCTTCACAAATGGCAATTGTGTCGCTGAGGAGGAAGTCTGGAAAGTGTTTAACACGATGGGGTTATATGACGGAATTGAGCACTTCATGTTTGGGGAGCCCAGGAAGCTCCTTACCAAAGATTTGGTGAAAGAAAATTACCTGGAGTACCAGCAAGTGCCCAACAGTGATCCTCCACGCTATCAATTCCTGTGGGGCCCAAGAGCCCATGCTGAAACCAGCAAGATGAAAGTTCTTGAGTTTTTGGCCAAGGTAAATAATACAGCTCCCAGTGAATTCTCAGACTGGTATACAGAGGCTTTACAAGATGAGGAAgagagagccagagccagagtTGCAGCCAAGGCTCGCATTAGTGCCACGGCCGGTGCACGTTCCAAGGTTAAGTCCAGCAAGTCCTCCCAACTGCAGTAA